One genomic region from Candidatus Neomarinimicrobiota bacterium encodes:
- a CDS encoding LacI family DNA-binding transcriptional regulator has translation MYYTIKDVALKAGVAQSTVSLVINERANVAPDTRRKILEAIKKLNFHPRHSARNLALAKGGSIGFVLTEQFFRVSEPFYTRILLGAEFEAAQQGFYTLLSRVKEPFDFPKDIPRFLLDRSIDGIIVAGRAPKRLLKFINERKIPSVLVDFKLPSVKTNHVLIDNLAGSIEAVKHLISVGHSRIGFVAGSSTHPSIQERYEGYRQVMFEHHGDQLKDIDKLSYLDEEEASPAIGREGALKLLNMENPPTALFACNDATAAGCYKAIREMGLRIPQDIAIMGFDDVNHSTHLDPDLSTVHIYKAEMGKEAVRSLVDQLENPDQPFKTKIVSTKLMVRGSCGGERTPEIDYF, from the coding sequence ATGTATTACACAATAAAAGATGTAGCGCTAAAGGCAGGTGTGGCACAATCCACCGTTTCATTGGTAATCAACGAAAGGGCAAATGTGGCGCCTGATACCCGCCGAAAAATCTTAGAGGCTATTAAAAAACTTAATTTCCATCCAAGACATTCAGCGCGAAATCTTGCGCTCGCAAAAGGAGGCAGTATCGGATTCGTGCTGACAGAGCAGTTTTTTAGGGTATCGGAACCATTCTATACCAGAATATTGTTGGGTGCGGAATTTGAGGCAGCGCAGCAAGGTTTTTATACTCTACTGAGCAGAGTAAAGGAACCATTCGACTTTCCGAAAGATATACCGAGATTCTTACTTGATAGAAGTATTGATGGAATAATAGTTGCCGGAAGAGCGCCAAAAAGATTATTGAAGTTTATCAATGAGAGAAAAATTCCGAGCGTATTGGTAGATTTTAAATTGCCTTCAGTTAAGACGAATCATGTATTAATTGATAATTTAGCCGGCAGTATAGAAGCGGTGAAACATCTGATCTCGGTTGGGCATTCAAGGATAGGATTTGTTGCGGGATCATCTACTCATCCGAGCATTCAGGAGAGGTATGAAGGCTATCGCCAGGTAATGTTCGAACATCATGGAGACCAATTAAAAGATATAGATAAACTATCCTATCTTGACGAAGAGGAAGCGTCTCCGGCGATTGGAAGAGAAGGCGCTCTTAAATTATTAAATATGGAAAATCCTCCCACCGCTCTATTTGCCTGTAATGATGCCACGGCAGCAGGATGTTATAAGGCGATAAGAGAGATGGGATTGAGGATACCTCAGGATATAGCTATAATGGGTTTTGACGATGTCAACCATAGTACGCATTTGGATCCTGATTTAAGCACGGTTCATATATATAAAGCGGAAATGGGAAAAGAAGCGGTTAGATCGCTTGTTGACCAGCTGGAGAATCCTGACCAGCCGTTTAAAACTAAAATTGTTTCAACAAAACTTATGGTAAGGGGCTCGTGTGGAGGTGAAAGAACGCCGGAAATTGACTATTTCTGA